Genomic DNA from Comamonas resistens:
GAACCGCGACAACCTCGCGGCCTTTGTGGCCCGTGTGCCCGGCCTGGCCGAAGTCTCCATTGGTCACGCCCTGATCGCCGATGCGCTGGAGCTGGGCTATGCCGAGACCGTCAAGGCCTATCAGGCCTGCATTGATGCGGGCATGGCGGCCAAGTAATCCTGAAAACATAGCTGCTTGCGCTTGACTGCCAAGCGCTAGAGCCCGATTTGGCTGAAAGGAGTCCCGCATGATCTACGGCATAGGCACCGATATCTGCGATGTGCGCCGCATTCGCGTCAGCCTGGAAAAGCATGGCGAACGCTTTGCGCTCAAGGTGCTGGCCGAGGGTGAAATCGCCACCTGGAAGGCCCGCAGCGCCCGCTGGCCCGAGCGCGGCATCCGCTATCTGGCCACGCGTTTTTCCGCCAAGGAAGCGTTCAGCAAGGCGGTCGGCATGGGCATGCGCATGCCCATGACCTGGCGCCATTGCGAAGTCATCAAGCTGCCCAGCGGCCAGCCTGCGATTCGCCTGCACGGCGAACTCAAGCAATGGTTCGAGCAGAACAATCTGACGGCGCATTTGTCCGTCACGGACGAATCCGATTACGCAGCCAGCTTCTGCGTCGTGGAACGAAAAGAGTGAAATTGGTCTGTAGCGCTTGATGGATAAGCGCGAGTAGCTATCAAATCTGAATCAAACCTCATGAGCATGCACGCCCCTCTCATCATTGATATTGCAGGCACATCGCTGACCGATGTGGATCGAGAACGCCTGGCCCATCCGCTGGTGGGCGGCATCATCCTGTTCAAGCGCAACTGGGAAGACCGGGCCACGCTGGTGCAGCTGTGCGCTGACATCAAGGCCGTCAAGCCCGATCTGCTGATCTGCGTGGACCACGAAGGCGGCCGCGTGCAGCGTTTCCGTACCGACGGCTTCACGCATATTCCGCCCATGCGCGCCTTTGGCGAGATGTGGATGGACGACGGCAAAGGTAAAAAATACCGCGAAGGCAGCGGCGCCATGCGTGCCATGAATGCGGCCACAGCCGCTGGCTATGTGCTGGGCACGGAGTTACGCGCCTGCGGCGTGGACTTCAGCTTCACGCCGGTGCTGGACCTCGACTATGGCGAA
This window encodes:
- the acpS gene encoding holo-ACP synthase, with amino-acid sequence MIYGIGTDICDVRRIRVSLEKHGERFALKVLAEGEIATWKARSARWPERGIRYLATRFSAKEAFSKAVGMGMRMPMTWRHCEVIKLPSGQPAIRLHGELKQWFEQNNLTAHLSVTDESDYAASFCVVERKE